One Azospirillum sp. B510 genomic window carries:
- a CDS encoding recombinase family protein, with amino-acid sequence MSTKITVDHLGRGAAIYVRQSTPGQLINHTESRRRQYDLADAARAAGFVDVMIIDEDLGRSGSGLECRPGFQKLVAAVCAGTVGAVSCIEASRLARNGRDWHHLIDLCALAGALVVDPDEVYDPRLLNDRLLLGLKGTMSEYELSLLRQRGIEARDGKARRGELRFTLPPGYCWNEAGRIEIDPDARVAGAIRMLFSKFRELGSARQVFLWARAAELSLPVVRRNLIACKILWQPPAYHTVIQVLQNPIYAGAYVFGRRGNRTRVVEGRARKTSGHKRERTDWNTLLRDNHEGYITWAEFEEHQRMLEENAHMQKRAARKAGRGGRALLTGLVRCGHCGRKMRVFYGMQSGHAHRYQCRGDDAHVGVGLCIGIGGIRVDRAVVAQMLEAVSTRAVEAALLAADQAAAAGAEERAALERELEAARYDASLAARRYDLVEPEKRHVVRELEARWNTALERVAQIERRIAEAEARSSARPRVNRAALLGLAHDLSAAWNAPTADTRTRQRLTRLLVEEVVIDLDDTAHEAVLRIHWVGGRHTELRVPRARTGRRANKAHPGAVEVVRKLSGHWPDHEISVTLNRMKCRSDNGETWTTVKVRLLRERLGLSDFDPTVPRPETLTADKAAKRLGISIPSVHRLIQRGILPATQLVSSAPWHIPVAALDTDAVRTGVNEIKARRPKNLIDYQRDETMPLPGL; translated from the coding sequence ATGAGCACCAAGATCACCGTTGATCATCTGGGCCGCGGTGCCGCGATCTATGTTCGCCAATCCACACCTGGTCAATTGATCAACCACACGGAAAGCCGTCGCCGACAGTATGACTTGGCTGATGCCGCACGGGCGGCTGGGTTCGTCGATGTCATGATCATCGATGAGGACCTTGGCCGCTCCGGTTCCGGCCTCGAATGCCGTCCTGGCTTTCAGAAGCTGGTGGCGGCGGTCTGCGCCGGCACCGTCGGTGCCGTCTCTTGCATCGAGGCATCGCGGCTGGCCCGCAACGGCCGGGATTGGCACCACCTCATTGACCTTTGTGCTCTGGCTGGGGCGTTGGTCGTCGACCCAGATGAGGTCTATGATCCAAGGCTGCTGAACGACCGCCTTCTGCTCGGCCTGAAGGGAACAATGTCGGAGTACGAACTCAGCCTGCTGCGTCAACGCGGCATCGAAGCCCGAGACGGAAAAGCCCGTAGGGGCGAACTGCGGTTCACGCTACCGCCCGGCTACTGCTGGAACGAGGCCGGACGGATCGAAATCGATCCTGACGCGCGCGTTGCCGGCGCGATCCGGATGCTGTTCAGCAAGTTCCGCGAACTGGGCAGCGCCCGCCAAGTTTTTCTCTGGGCGCGCGCCGCCGAGCTGTCACTCCCCGTCGTGCGGCGCAACCTCATCGCCTGCAAAATCCTTTGGCAGCCGCCGGCCTACCACACGGTGATCCAGGTCCTGCAGAACCCGATCTATGCCGGCGCCTACGTGTTCGGCCGACGGGGTAATCGGACTCGCGTTGTCGAGGGTCGGGCTCGGAAGACGAGCGGGCATAAACGAGAGCGCACCGACTGGAATACCCTGCTGCGCGACAACCACGAGGGCTACATCACCTGGGCCGAGTTCGAGGAGCATCAGCGCATGCTCGAGGAAAATGCCCACATGCAGAAGCGTGCCGCCCGCAAAGCTGGCCGTGGTGGCCGTGCTCTGTTGACCGGGCTGGTCCGGTGCGGGCACTGCGGTCGCAAGATGCGGGTCTTCTACGGCATGCAGTCGGGGCATGCCCACCGGTACCAATGCCGAGGTGACGATGCCCATGTCGGTGTCGGTCTGTGCATCGGCATCGGCGGTATTCGTGTCGACCGGGCGGTCGTGGCGCAGATGCTGGAAGCCGTCTCTACCAGAGCGGTGGAGGCTGCCCTGCTTGCCGCCGACCAGGCGGCTGCGGCGGGGGCGGAAGAGCGGGCAGCGCTGGAGCGCGAGTTGGAGGCGGCCCGCTATGATGCCTCGTTGGCGGCTCGCCGGTACGACCTCGTGGAGCCGGAAAAGCGCCATGTTGTGAGAGAACTGGAAGCGCGCTGGAATACGGCTCTGGAACGGGTGGCGCAGATCGAACGTCGGATTGCCGAGGCCGAGGCGCGCTCATCGGCGCGCCCAAGGGTGAACAGGGCGGCTCTTCTGGGGTTGGCTCACGATCTGTCGGCGGCCTGGAATGCACCGACAGCGGACACGCGAACTCGGCAACGTCTGACCCGGCTACTCGTGGAGGAGGTGGTGATCGACCTCGACGACACAGCGCACGAGGCGGTGCTGCGGATCCACTGGGTAGGTGGCCGACACACCGAACTGCGTGTCCCACGGGCCAGGACCGGGCGTCGAGCGAACAAAGCACATCCAGGAGCGGTGGAGGTCGTGCGCAAGCTGTCCGGGCATTGGCCGGATCATGAGATCTCCGTCACGTTGAACCGCATGAAGTGCCGAAGCGATAACGGAGAGACCTGGACGACCGTGAAGGTTCGGTTGTTGCGGGAGCGACTTGGCCTTTCCGATTTCGACCCGACTGTACCCCGTCCCGAGACGCTGACGGCCGACAAGGCAGCGAAGCGGCTCGGCATCTCGATTCCCTCCGTACACCGCCTTATTCAGCGTGGGATCCTGCCGGCAACGCAGCTTGTCTCATCGGCCCCGTGGCACATTCCCGTGGCAGCCTTGGACACGGACGCCGTGCGAACGGGCGTGAACGAGATTAAGGCGCGGCGCCCCAAGAACCTCATTGATTATCAAAGAGATGAGACGATGCCGCTGCCAGGATTGTGA
- a CDS encoding IS66-like element ISAzs18 family transposase translates to MPATAEPLPTDIETLRAIIAAQAAELAAERRCREASEAELAAAKAGLVAKALEVEKLKIQLARLRRMQFGRSSEKIDREIDQLELALEDLEAAAAAEGMPADPAEPRAPSAESRAQAGRRKLPEHLPRTEIVHAPFEACPSCGGALRPVGEDVREVLDYIPARFTVIRHVRPALSCRCCEGMVQAPMPSLPIERGLPSAGLLAHVLIAKYCDHLPLYRQSAIYAREGVELERSLLADWVGKAAALMAPLAEAIGRHVLAGSVLHADDTPVPVLDPGRGTTKTGRLWVYLRDERPHAGQGPPAVLYRYTPDRKGEHPQRELAGFRGHLHADGYGGFDALYEAKGGKPAAVAEVACMAHVRRKFFDEHTETGSPLAADALKRIGRLFDIERPLTGQPAEDRRRIRQAEARPVLDELATFLDAALVRIPGKGDLAKAIRYARSRWTALTRYVDDGRLENSNNAAERAIRPLAIGRRNWMFAGSDAGGERAAAIYTIVESAKLNGLDPQAYLRHVLDRIADHPINRIADLLPWNLTIPDHG, encoded by the coding sequence ATGCCCGCTACCGCCGAGCCGCTGCCCACCGACATTGAGACGCTGCGCGCGATCATCGCGGCGCAGGCCGCGGAGTTGGCGGCCGAGCGTCGGTGTCGTGAGGCCAGCGAGGCCGAATTGGCCGCCGCCAAGGCCGGCCTGGTGGCCAAAGCGCTGGAGGTGGAGAAGCTCAAGATCCAGTTGGCTCGGCTGCGGCGCATGCAATTCGGGCGTTCCTCCGAGAAGATCGACCGCGAGATCGACCAGCTCGAACTGGCGCTGGAGGATCTGGAGGCTGCCGCGGCGGCCGAAGGGATGCCGGCCGATCCCGCCGAGCCGCGGGCGCCCTCGGCGGAGAGCCGTGCCCAAGCCGGCCGGCGCAAGCTGCCGGAGCATCTGCCGCGCACCGAGATCGTGCACGCCCCGTTTGAGGCCTGCCCCTCCTGCGGCGGCGCCCTGCGTCCGGTGGGCGAGGATGTCCGCGAGGTTCTGGACTACATCCCGGCGCGTTTCACCGTGATCCGCCACGTCCGCCCGGCGCTGTCGTGCCGGTGCTGCGAGGGCATGGTGCAGGCGCCGATGCCGTCGCTGCCCATCGAGCGCGGCCTGCCCTCGGCCGGGCTGCTGGCGCATGTGCTGATCGCCAAATATTGCGATCACCTGCCGCTCTATCGGCAATCGGCCATCTACGCCCGCGAAGGCGTGGAATTGGAACGCTCGCTGCTGGCCGACTGGGTCGGCAAGGCGGCGGCGCTGATGGCGCCGCTGGCCGAGGCCATTGGCCGGCACGTGCTGGCCGGTTCGGTTCTACACGCGGACGACACGCCGGTGCCGGTGCTCGATCCCGGGCGTGGCACGACCAAGACGGGGCGACTGTGGGTCTATCTGCGCGATGAACGCCCGCACGCCGGACAAGGGCCGCCGGCGGTGCTGTACCGCTATACCCCCGACCGCAAAGGCGAACATCCGCAACGGGAGCTGGCTGGCTTCCGTGGGCACCTGCATGCCGACGGCTATGGCGGGTTCGATGCTCTGTACGAAGCCAAGGGCGGCAAACCGGCCGCTGTCGCCGAAGTGGCCTGTATGGCTCACGTGCGCCGGAAATTCTTCGACGAGCACACCGAAACCGGCTCGCCCCTGGCCGCCGACGCGCTGAAACGGATCGGCAGGCTGTTTGACATCGAACGCCCCCTGACCGGCCAGCCCGCCGAGGACCGCCGCCGGATTCGCCAAGCGGAAGCCCGGCCCGTTCTCGATGAACTGGCCACCTTCCTCGACGCCGCCTTGGTGCGCATCCCCGGCAAGGGCGACCTGGCCAAGGCGATCCGCTACGCCCGCTCGCGCTGGACGGCACTGACGCGCTACGTGGACGACGGCCGGCTGGAGAACTCCAACAACGCCGCCGAACGAGCGATCAGGCCGCTGGCCATCGGAAGACGCAACTGGATGTTCGCCGGTTCCGACGCCGGCGGGGAGCGTGCCGCGGCGATTTATACCATCGTGGAATCCGCCAAACTCAACGGCCTCGATCCCCAGGCCTACCTGCGACATGTGCTCGACCGCATCGCGGATCACCCGATCAACCGAATCGCCGATCTCCTGCCCTGGAACCTCACGATTCCCGACCACGGGTGA
- the tnpB gene encoding IS66 family insertion sequence element accessory protein TnpB (TnpB, as the term is used for proteins encoded by IS66 family insertion elements, is considered an accessory protein, since TnpC, encoded by a neighboring gene, is a DDE family transposase.), with the protein MHYVTRFGHLVKVLYWDGQGFCLFTKRLEKGRFVWPISREGVAVLTPAQLAMLIEGMDWRAPQRTWRPEMAG; encoded by the coding sequence ATGCACTATGTCACGCGATTTGGTCATCTGGTGAAGGTTCTTTACTGGGATGGCCAGGGCTTCTGCCTGTTCACCAAGCGCCTGGAGAAGGGGCGCTTCGTGTGGCCGATCAGCCGCGAGGGCGTGGCGGTGCTCACTCCGGCCCAGTTGGCGATGCTCATCGAGGGCATGGATTGGCGCGCCCCGCAGCGCACATGGCGCCCGGAGATGGCGGGGTGA
- the tnpB gene encoding IS66 family insertion sequence element accessory protein TnpB (TnpB, as the term is used for proteins encoded by IS66 family insertion elements, is considered an accessory protein, since TnpC, encoded by a neighboring gene, is a DDE family transposase.), translating to MIPVPSGVRVWLATGHTDMRKGWASLALLVQERFAQDPHSGHLFLFRGRRGD from the coding sequence ATGATCCCGGTGCCGAGCGGGGTGCGGGTGTGGCTGGCCACCGGACACACCGACATGCGCAAGGGCTGGGCGAGCTTGGCGTTGCTGGTGCAGGAACGCTTCGCCCAGGACCCGCACAGCGGCCATCTCTTCCTCTTCCGCGGACGCCGCGGGGATTGA
- a CDS encoding IS66-like element accessory protein TnpA has product MAYQRVEVLTGRERRRSYTPAEKVRMVEEAFRPGVVVTEAARRLGVHESLLYRWRDLMKVGGTSVAEPSSFVAVTITPEPSVTEPPVVAPSEPLPLSATPATRPAVVEVILPSGARLRLEGAVDPALAAAVVGALA; this is encoded by the coding sequence ATGGCTTATCAGCGGGTCGAGGTTTTGACGGGCCGGGAACGGCGGCGGAGCTACACGCCGGCGGAGAAGGTGCGGATGGTGGAGGAGGCGTTTCGGCCCGGCGTGGTGGTGACGGAGGCGGCCCGTCGGTTGGGCGTGCACGAAAGCCTGCTATATCGCTGGCGGGACCTGATGAAGGTCGGCGGGACGTCCGTGGCCGAACCGTCCAGCTTCGTCGCGGTGACCATCACGCCGGAGCCGAGCGTCACGGAACCGCCGGTCGTGGCCCCCTCTGAGCCATTGCCGCTTTCGGCGACGCCGGCCACGCGCCCGGCGGTCGTCGAGGTCATCCTGCCCAGCGGGGCACGCCTGCGTCTGGAAGGGGCGGTCGATCCGGCCCTGGCGGCGGCCGTCGTCGGAGCCCTGGCATGA